In Pseudomonas alcaliphila JAB1, a single window of DNA contains:
- the modA gene encoding molybdate ABC transporter substrate-binding protein produces MLKPLKHSLLALGLLFASGVSADEVKVAVAANFTAPMQAIAAEFEKATGHKLVASFGATGQFYAQIKNGAPFDVLLSADDTTPARLEREGAAVPGSRFTYAVGSLVLWSADTGYLDGTEAALKAGQFKHLSIANPKAAPYGLAATQVLAKLGLSEAVKAKLVEGQNITQAHQFVSTGNAELGFVALSQVYKDGKLSSGSAWIVPDAMYDPIRQDAVILEQGANNPAATALVEYLQGAEATRVIESFGYKLP; encoded by the coding sequence ATGCTCAAGCCTCTCAAGCACAGCCTGCTCGCCCTCGGCCTGCTGTTCGCCAGCGGCGTCAGCGCCGACGAAGTCAAAGTCGCGGTAGCCGCCAACTTCACTGCACCGATGCAGGCCATCGCGGCTGAATTCGAGAAAGCCACCGGGCACAAACTGGTGGCCTCCTTCGGCGCCACCGGGCAGTTCTACGCACAGATCAAGAATGGCGCGCCGTTCGATGTGTTGCTCAGCGCCGACGACACGACGCCGGCCAGGCTGGAGCGCGAGGGTGCGGCCGTGCCCGGCTCACGCTTCACCTACGCCGTCGGCAGCCTGGTGCTGTGGTCGGCCGATACCGGCTACCTCGACGGCACGGAGGCGGCGCTGAAGGCCGGCCAGTTCAAGCACCTGTCGATCGCCAATCCGAAGGCCGCGCCCTACGGCCTGGCAGCGACCCAGGTGCTGGCCAAGCTGGGCCTGAGCGAGGCGGTGAAAGCCAAACTGGTCGAGGGCCAGAACATCACCCAGGCGCATCAGTTCGTCTCCACCGGCAACGCCGAGCTGGGCTTCGTCGCGCTGTCGCAGGTGTACAAGGACGGCAAGCTCAGCAGCGGCTCGGCCTGGATCGTGCCGGACGCCATGTACGACCCGATCAGGCAGGACGCGGTGATCCTCGAGCAGGGCGCGAACAACCCGGCCGCGACTGCATTGGTCGAGTACCTGCAGGGCGCGGAAGCGACCAGGGTGATCGAATCGTTCGGCTATAAACTGCCGTAG
- the modB gene encoding molybdate ABC transporter permease subunit has translation MPLSKNDLDAILLTLELASLTTVLLLIIGTPIALWLARTDSWLKRPVGAIVALPLVLPPTVIGFYLLVSMGPNGFFGQLTQSLGLGTFTFTFTGLVIGSIFYSLPFVVQPLQNAFEAIGRGPLEAAATLRANPWDSFFSVVLPLARPGFITAAILAFAHTIGEFGVVLMIGGNIPGKTQVVSVQIYNHVETMNYAQAHWLAGGMVAFSFIVLLALYGGRAGKLRAW, from the coding sequence ATGCCGCTGTCCAAGAACGACCTCGATGCGATCCTGCTGACCCTGGAGCTGGCCTCGCTGACCACCGTGCTGCTGCTGATCATCGGCACGCCCATTGCCTTGTGGCTGGCGCGCACCGACTCCTGGCTCAAGCGCCCGGTCGGCGCCATTGTCGCGCTGCCGCTGGTGCTGCCGCCGACGGTGATCGGCTTCTATCTGCTGGTGAGCATGGGGCCCAACGGTTTCTTCGGCCAACTGACGCAAAGCCTTGGTCTCGGCACCTTCACTTTCACGTTCACCGGTTTGGTGATCGGTTCGATCTTCTACTCCCTGCCCTTCGTCGTGCAGCCGCTGCAGAACGCCTTCGAGGCCATCGGCCGTGGCCCGCTGGAGGCAGCAGCGACCTTGCGCGCCAATCCCTGGGATAGCTTCTTCAGCGTCGTGCTGCCGCTGGCCCGCCCAGGTTTCATCACCGCCGCAATCCTGGCCTTCGCCCATACCATTGGTGAGTTCGGCGTGGTGCTGATGATCGGCGGCAATATCCCCGGCAAGACCCAGGTGGTGTCGGTGCAGATCTACAACCACGTGGAAACCATGAACTACGCCCAGGCGCACTGGCTGGCCGGCGGCATGGTGGCGTTCTCCTTCATCGTCCTGCTCGCGCTGTATGGCGGGCGCGCCGGCAAGCTGAGGGCCTGGTGA
- the modC gene encoding molybdenum ABC transporter ATP-binding protein: protein MFGFAKTAPQPMADDGRIHARFLLQHTGFHLDVNLDLPARGVSALFGHSGSGKTSCLRCFAGLDRPQQGYLQVAGELWQDSERGFFLPAHKRAIGYVFQDANLFPHLSVRGNLEYGQKRIPAAQRRVALDQALELLGIGHLLERMPAALSGGERQRVGIARALVTSPRLLLMDEPLASLDLKRKQEVLPYLERLHEELDIPVLYVSHAPDEVARLADHLVLLDEGQVRASGPLKEILLRADLPFASDEDAEAVIDGEVCGHDAAYALLELQLPGSEARLRLPHSALPSGHQVRVKIKARDVSLGLQRAEGSSLLNLLPATVESWQALDAQMLLTLRIGEQRLLARITRYSFDQLGIHAGQALWAQIKSVSLLAP, encoded by the coding sequence ATGTTCGGATTCGCCAAGACCGCGCCCCAGCCCATGGCAGATGACGGACGCATCCACGCACGCTTTCTGCTGCAGCACACCGGCTTTCATCTGGACGTGAACCTCGACCTGCCCGCCCGTGGCGTCAGCGCGCTGTTCGGCCATTCCGGTTCGGGCAAGACCAGTTGCCTGCGCTGCTTCGCCGGGCTGGATCGCCCGCAGCAAGGCTACCTGCAAGTGGCCGGTGAGCTCTGGCAGGACAGTGAACGCGGCTTCTTTTTGCCGGCGCACAAACGGGCCATCGGCTACGTGTTCCAGGACGCCAACCTGTTCCCCCACCTGAGCGTGCGCGGGAATCTGGAATACGGACAGAAACGCATCCCGGCGGCGCAGCGCAGGGTGGCGCTGGATCAGGCGCTGGAGCTGCTGGGCATCGGCCACCTGCTCGAACGCATGCCGGCGGCACTGTCCGGTGGCGAACGCCAACGTGTCGGCATCGCCCGTGCGCTGGTCACCAGCCCACGCCTGCTGCTGATGGACGAACCGCTGGCTTCGCTGGATCTCAAACGCAAGCAGGAGGTGCTGCCTTATCTGGAGCGCCTGCACGAGGAACTGGACATCCCCGTGCTCTATGTCAGCCACGCGCCCGATGAAGTGGCGCGGCTGGCCGATCATCTGGTGCTGCTCGACGAAGGCCAGGTGCGCGCCAGCGGCCCGCTCAAGGAAATCCTGCTGCGCGCCGACCTGCCCTTCGCCAGCGACGAGGATGCCGAGGCGGTGATCGACGGCGAGGTCTGCGGTCACGATGCCGCCTACGCTCTGCTGGAGCTTCAGCTGCCTGGCAGCGAGGCGCGCCTGCGCCTGCCCCATTCGGCGCTGCCCAGCGGCCATCAGGTACGGGTGAAGATCAAGGCACGCGACGTCAGCCTCGGCCTGCAACGCGCCGAGGGCAGCAGCCTGCTCAACCTGCTGCCGGCGACGGTGGAAAGCTGGCAGGCGCTCGATGCCCAGATGCTGCTGACCCTGCGCATCGGCGAGCAGCGTCTGCTGGCACGGATCACCCGCTACTCCTTCGATCAGCTGGGCATTCACGCCGGCCAGGCGCTCTGGGCGCAGATCAAGTCGGTGTCGTTGCTGGCTCCGTAA
- a CDS encoding sigma 54-interacting transcriptional regulator, with the protein MSLPPNLPPPLTFADSDKSPLSIRAKALVFVDARSRQLRERAEALAGNGQPLLIFGETGTGKELLARYIHRHSERAGLFVAVSCAAISAQWGEAELFGHAAGAHVGAGSSRAGWFGSANGGTLYLDEIADLSRPLQSKLLAALETREVYRVGASQALPVDVRLVAASSIDLGRAVAAGTFDERLYAYLCDGQLLFPALRQRVGDILPLAEYFLGIHASRLGLSIPPISPAAQAVLEAHRWPGNTRELENVIHFALLLAGNAEIGPEHLELPGIA; encoded by the coding sequence ATGAGTCTTCCACCGAACCTCCCACCACCGCTGACCTTCGCCGACTCGGACAAGAGCCCGCTGAGCATTCGGGCCAAGGCGCTGGTATTCGTCGATGCGCGTTCGCGCCAGTTGCGCGAGCGTGCTGAGGCGCTGGCGGGCAATGGCCAGCCGCTGCTGATTTTCGGTGAGACCGGTACCGGCAAGGAGCTGCTGGCGCGCTATATCCATCGCCACAGTGAACGCGCTGGCCTGTTTGTGGCGGTCAGCTGCGCAGCGATAAGCGCGCAGTGGGGAGAGGCCGAGTTGTTCGGCCATGCTGCCGGTGCTCATGTTGGCGCCGGCAGCAGCCGCGCCGGCTGGTTCGGTTCGGCCAATGGCGGCACGCTGTACCTGGACGAAATCGCCGATCTCTCGCGGCCGCTGCAGAGCAAGCTGCTGGCCGCGCTGGAAACCCGCGAGGTGTACCGCGTAGGCGCCAGTCAGGCGCTGCCGGTGGATGTGCGCCTGGTGGCGGCGAGCAGCATCGACCTGGGCCGCGCAGTGGCCGCCGGCACTTTCGATGAGCGCCTGTACGCCTACCTGTGCGACGGCCAGCTGCTGTTCCCGGCGCTGCGCCAGCGGGTCGGCGATATCCTGCCGCTGGCCGAATACTTCCTCGGCATCCATGCCTCGCGCCTGGGCCTGAGCATCCCGCCGATCAGCCCGGCGGCGCAGGCCGTGCTGGAGGCGCACCGCTGGCCGGGCAATACCCGCGAGCTGGAGAACGTCATCCACTTCGCATTGCTGCTGGCCGGCAATGCCGAAATCGGGCCGGAGCATCTGGAGTTGCCAGGTATTGCATGA
- a CDS encoding alpha/beta hydrolase encodes MGSEAIRYLILPGWQGSPEEHWQSHWQRSLPNSARVEQNDWVNPQRGDWVGALNQAVADDPRPLILIAHSLGCVTVAHWAAQAPGELLRRVRGALLVAPADVERAGCPEPLQNFAPIPRDLLPFPSLLVGSDNDAAASALRAMELARAWGSEVAILTGAGHINVKSGHRYWEQGFGYLYRLQSRIEQQSRLRA; translated from the coding sequence ATGGGCAGCGAAGCAATCCGTTATCTGATCCTGCCGGGTTGGCAGGGCTCACCCGAAGAACACTGGCAAAGCCATTGGCAGCGCAGCCTGCCGAACAGCGCGCGTGTGGAGCAGAACGACTGGGTCAACCCGCAACGTGGCGATTGGGTCGGCGCGTTGAACCAGGCGGTTGCCGACGATCCGCGTCCGCTCATCCTTATCGCCCATAGCCTGGGCTGCGTGACGGTGGCGCATTGGGCCGCGCAGGCACCGGGCGAACTGCTGCGCCGTGTGCGCGGTGCCTTGCTGGTCGCGCCAGCGGATGTCGAGCGCGCGGGCTGCCCCGAGCCGCTACAGAACTTCGCACCCATTCCGCGAGATTTACTGCCCTTTCCCAGTTTGCTGGTGGGCTCCGACAACGATGCCGCCGCCAGTGCCCTGCGCGCCATGGAGCTGGCGCGGGCATGGGGTAGCGAGGTGGCGATTCTGACCGGTGCCGGGCATATCAACGTGAAGTCCGGGCACCGTTACTGGGAGCAGGGCTTCGGTTATCTGTATCGCCTGCAGAGCCGCATCGAACAGCAGTCGCGCTTGCGCGCCTGA
- the oscA gene encoding sulfur starvation response protein OscA: protein MTATLRHLEGQDEAVILREIQTALHGLKFGSVEITVHNGQVVQIERKEKIRLQQPSTKNT from the coding sequence ATGACCGCGACGCTGAGACACCTGGAAGGCCAGGACGAAGCCGTGATCCTGCGCGAGATCCAGACCGCCCTGCATGGCCTGAAATTCGGTTCGGTGGAAATCACCGTGCACAACGGCCAGGTGGTGCAAATCGAACGCAAGGAAAAGATCCGCCTGCAACAACCGAGCACCAAGAACACCTGA